Below is a window of Enterococcus gilvus ATCC BAA-350 DNA.
TCCATGTTTGTATTTTTGCATTTTTTACAAGCTTCACAAAATTCTTCTATTTGTTTTCTATCAGCTCCACGAGCATCCGCTACAGGGAAAACAGTTACGTACTCTCCCTTTTTTGATTTAGTTTTTGCATATGGATAACCCATCTCTTTTAAGACATCTTCCAAATTTCTATTATTATATATAGGTTCAATATACTCTTTAAACCAATATTTGTTAAACATAATTTTATTTTTGTATGACTCTTGCGCACTAATATCTGCATCATCCAAATCCATTATCATGAAAATTTTACAATTTATCATTTCTTTTTTATTAAACTCAACAGAAGAAAAAGTTTTTACAAAATTCTTTATATTTTTAAATCTAAAATCTGTCAATAGATTATCCAATGAACCAATCTGTATACTAGATCTCCCTTTATCCCTAGAGACTATTTCTATAGGTAAACGCAGATTTGACTTAATAAATTGAGCTATGGTTAACTCACTTTTTCCATGAACAATAATAATTGCTTTTGTATTATTCCCCATAAGCTTTTTCCTGAATCATTTGATTAATTTCTTCAAAATCAATATCAAGAGGTATAGGAATACCTTCAAAAGCACCTTTTAGATACTGGTTCTGAAAATTATTATTCTGCGATAAAGTTGTATTATCATAATCTCGAAGATTTTTTATTTTTTTATTTCCTTCATAATCAATTGTTATAAAGTATACTGATTGTTTTGGTAGCTCTTTCAACATAAGTGTATCATGTGTAGTAAATACTAATTGACCATTAATATCCTCTGAAAGGCTATCTAACAAATGGTTCATCAATATATCATGTATTCCGTTATCAATTTCATCTATGAAACACACGCCTCCATCAACAACATTTAAAAAGAATGGAAGTATTTCTAAAAGTTGCTTTGTACCTTTCGATTCAAGATTAAATGGCACATCTACGAGGTTACCATATATACTCTTCTTCAAATACAATTTATATTCAATCTCATCATTTATTGTAATTTTTTTATAAAATACATCTTTAATATCTACATACAAACTAGAAAAATATTTATATAAAATTTTTTCTGTTTTATCAATTTTTTTCTCTTCTGAAGACTTTACACTACCATTTGAAAACTCAGAAAGTAAACAAGCTTCTTGTGAAATGGTTGTATAAGATCCAGTAGAAACAGAAATACGTGAAAAGAAACCAATAACTTCTTTAAGTCGATTCTTAATATTTTTGTTAATGTAAGATTCGTTGAGTTCCTCTTCCATTGCCTTAAATATAGAAATAAACGAATGTTTTCCCCAAAGCTTCTGTAACCTGATTTCCAATTCTTTTCTTACATCTAACGTTAAAAATATACTTTTATTCAAATGAGACTTAACTTCATTCAAATTATTTTTTTCGATAGTATAAACATTTCCAATTCTGTCATTTATTGTATAATCAAGTTGCTCTTTAACTATTGTATTTTCATTATCAAAAGTTAATATATACTTGCCTTTTCGTTTACCTTGTAACAAAAAAGAATACTCTAATTGCATATTACTTTTTGTACCTATAGTTTTTGTTTCACCTATTATTCTTTTAATATTTGAAAATTGATTAGCTTTAATAAAGTCAGAAAATATTACCTGATCATCTAACAAAGAAGTATCTTTTTTTTCCATCAGAGCGTTAAATTTATTCAACTCATTACTAAATTCAACGGTATTCACTGATAGTCTTAGTATACCAAATGCTTCAATAATACTACTTTTTCCTGACCCATTTTCACCATAAATTGCTAAAAGATTCTTAGGATTATTCAATGATTTGGTCATATCGAAAGAGATTCTATTAAAAGACTTAAAATTTTCTAAAACTAATTCTGTAAACATGTTAATCACCCTTTCTAATACAAATTGTACTTCAATCAGCTCTTAATTACAAGACTAATCTATTGTATTATAAATTATTCTTTACGGTAATTCCTGTCATTTTACTCCCATCTTAATAGTAAATAACAACGAGACTATATGAAATATTTGTAGATCTGTTTCATCTGCAATAACTCCCACAACTATGTAGTACTTTTTAAGGATTCTCAGCTAAAAACTATTTTTCGTTTCGTCTGCATGTGAAACATAGAAACCCTTGTATATCAATGTTTATAAAGCTGTGTTTCATTTCGTTTCATGTCTCAAAACTTATTAACCTTTTGCAAAAGTAAAAAAAAGAGTGCCCCAAGTGAGCCCTGTAGCTCATTTAAAGGGTACCCTTAGTACGGTCACAAAACAACGGGGTGGGCTATTCTTTATAAATATCATACGTAGAAGTAAATCCATCTCTGTAGTTAAAAGTTACCAATCCATTGTTCCCGTCGACTGTTTCTAATGAAATTGAATCCACATATTCATTTTT
It encodes the following:
- a CDS encoding AAA family ATPase, whose amino-acid sequence is MFTELVLENFKSFNRISFDMTKSLNNPKNLLAIYGENGSGKSSIIEAFGILRLSVNTVEFSNELNKFNALMEKKDTSLLDDQVIFSDFIKANQFSNIKRIIGETKTIGTKSNMQLEYSFLLQGKRKGKYILTFDNENTIVKEQLDYTINDRIGNVYTIEKNNLNEVKSHLNKSIFLTLDVRKELEIRLQKLWGKHSFISIFKAMEEELNESYINKNIKNRLKEVIGFFSRISVSTGSYTTISQEACLLSEFSNGSVKSSEEKKIDKTEKILYKYFSSLYVDIKDVFYKKITINDEIEYKLYLKKSIYGNLVDVPFNLESKGTKQLLEILPFFLNVVDGGVCFIDEIDNGIHDILMNHLLDSLSEDINGQLVFTTHDTLMLKELPKQSVYFITIDYEGNKKIKNLRDYDNTTLSQNNNFQNQYLKGAFEGIPIPLDIDFEEINQMIQEKAYGE